A single window of Larimichthys crocea isolate SSNF chromosome XII, L_crocea_2.0, whole genome shotgun sequence DNA harbors:
- the LOC104930847 gene encoding ras-related protein Rab-18-B: protein MDENVLTTLKLLIIGESGVGKSSLLLRFTEDTFDPEQSATIGVDFKVKTLAIDGNRAKLAIWDTAGQERFRTLTPSYYRGAQGVILVYDVTKRDTFTKLENWLNELETYTTRNDIVKMLVGNKIDKDDREVDRNEGLKFARKHSMLFIEASAKTKDGVQCAFEELVEKILQTPGLWESEHQGQKLRLGDQDQGSGRACGGYCSIP, encoded by the exons ATGGATGAAAACGTGCTGACGACTCTGAAGCTGTTGATAATTGGCGAGAGTGGAGTCGGGAAGTCCAG TCTCCTCCTGAGGTTCACAGAAGATACTTTTGACCCAGAGCAGTCAGCAACAATag GTGTGGATTTCAAAGTAAAGACACTCGCGATAGATGGGAACAGAGCGAAGCTCGCCATTTGG GACACAGCTGGACAGGAAAGGTTTCGTACCCTGACGCCCAGCTACTACCGCGGTGCACAGGGAGTCATCCTTG TGTATGACGTCACAAAGCGCGACACTTTCACAAAGCTTGAAAACTGGCTGAATGAACTGGAAACCTACACAACACGCAATGACATTGTAAAAATGCTTGTCGGGAACAAAATCGATAAG GATGACCGTGAAGTGGACAGAAATGAGGGGCTGAAGTTTGCTAGGAAACATTCTATGCTTTTTATTG aggCCAGTGCAAAGACCAAAGACGGCGTCCAATGTGCCTTTGAGGAGCTTGTGGAGAAGATCCTCCAGACTCCTGGGCTTTGGGAGAGTGAACACCAAGGTCAGAAGCTCCGTCTGGGGGACCAGGATCAGGGCAGTGGCAGGGCATGTGGAGGATACTGTTCCATACCCTGA